In Streptomyces sp. NBC_00878, a single window of DNA contains:
- a CDS encoding endonuclease VII domain-containing protein, with product MKCCSRCKTSKPRAAFASNKAARDGLQAYCRECWAAYHQARQLAKGKNVRPKVSVLPGHKFCRSCGESKPHGEWHRNATASDGLSTSCKACRAAKGRAGHLKRQYGITEAERDEMVASQMGLCVICLKAPAVHVDHCHLTGRVRGVLCFNCNSAIGKLGDDPDAVRRAAAYLEGSSWKPTLVAPGVYQLPS from the coding sequence GTGAAGTGCTGCTCGCGGTGCAAGACATCCAAGCCGCGGGCAGCCTTCGCCAGCAATAAGGCGGCCCGTGACGGGCTGCAGGCCTATTGCCGAGAGTGCTGGGCTGCATACCACCAAGCTCGGCAGTTGGCCAAGGGCAAGAATGTGCGGCCCAAGGTGAGTGTGCTTCCGGGGCACAAGTTCTGCCGAAGCTGCGGAGAGAGCAAGCCGCATGGAGAGTGGCATCGCAACGCCACAGCCTCCGACGGCCTTTCGACCAGTTGCAAGGCGTGCAGAGCGGCCAAGGGGCGTGCAGGTCACCTCAAGCGCCAGTACGGCATCACCGAAGCCGAGCGTGACGAGATGGTCGCCTCCCAGATGGGCCTCTGCGTGATCTGCCTGAAAGCTCCGGCCGTTCATGTGGATCACTGCCACCTGACGGGTAGGGTCCGTGGCGTACTGTGCTTCAACTGCAATTCGGCCATCGGCAAGTTGGGAGATGATCCCGACGCAGTTCGTCGGGCTGCCGCCTACTTGGAAGGATCCTCGTGGAAGCCAACACTCGTAGCACCGGGCGTCTACCAGCTGCCTTCCTGA
- the prcB gene encoding proteasome subunit beta gives MEANTRSTGRLPAAFLTPGSSSFMDFLSEHQPDILPGNRQLPPMKGVIEAPHGTTIVAVTFPGGVVLAGDRRATMGNMIAQRDIEKVFPADEYSAVGIAGTAGLAVEMVKLFQLELEHFEKVEGDTLSLEGKANRLSTMIRSNLAMAMQGLAVVPLFAGYDVDRGKGRIFSYDVTGGRSEEHGFAATGSGSIFARGAMKKLYSNDLDEQQATTLVVQALYDAADDDSATGGPDVARRIYPIVTVITEDGFRRLTDDESSEIARSILERRLEQPDGPRAALL, from the coding sequence GTGGAAGCCAACACTCGTAGCACCGGGCGTCTACCAGCTGCCTTCCTGACGCCTGGGTCGTCGTCCTTCATGGACTTCCTGTCCGAGCACCAGCCGGACATTCTGCCGGGCAACCGGCAGCTGCCGCCCATGAAGGGCGTCATCGAGGCGCCGCACGGGACCACGATCGTGGCTGTCACGTTCCCCGGTGGTGTCGTTCTCGCCGGTGACCGGCGAGCCACCATGGGCAACATGATCGCCCAGCGCGACATCGAGAAGGTCTTCCCGGCCGACGAGTACTCGGCGGTGGGCATCGCCGGTACGGCGGGTCTGGCCGTGGAGATGGTGAAGCTGTTCCAGCTGGAGCTGGAGCACTTCGAGAAGGTGGAGGGCGACACGCTCTCCCTGGAGGGCAAGGCGAACCGCCTGTCCACGATGATCCGGTCCAACCTCGCCATGGCCATGCAGGGCCTGGCCGTGGTCCCGCTCTTCGCGGGGTACGACGTGGACCGCGGGAAGGGCCGCATCTTCTCGTACGACGTGACGGGCGGCCGTTCCGAGGAGCACGGCTTCGCGGCCACGGGCTCCGGCTCGATCTTCGCCCGCGGCGCCATGAAGAAGCTGTACAGCAACGACCTGGACGAACAGCAGGCCACGACGCTCGTCGTGCAGGCGTTGTACGACGCGGCAGACGACGACTCGGCGACCGGTGGTCCCGATGTCGCCCGCCGGATCTACCCGATCGTCACCGTGATCACCGAAGACGGATTCCGCCGCCTCACCGACGACGAGTCCTCCGAGATCGCCCGCTCGATCCTGGAGCGGCGCCTGGAGCAGCCCGACGGCCCGCGGGCCGCGCTGCTCTGA
- the prcA gene encoding proteasome subunit alpha — MSTPFYVSPQQAMADRAEYARKGIARGRSLVVLQFADGIVFVGENPSRALHKFSEIYDRIGFAAAGKYNEYENLRIGGVRYADLRGYTYDRDDVTARGLANVYAQTLGTIFSSAAEKPYEVELVVAEVGETPEGDQIYRLPHDGSIVDEHGSVAVGGNAEQISTYLDQRHQDGMSLAEALKLAVQALSRDTNGSEREIPAERLEVAVLDRTRPQARKFKRIVGRQLGRLLEEGGASTAAEAEDPEDEE, encoded by the coding sequence GTGTCGACGCCGTTCTATGTCTCACCCCAGCAGGCCATGGCCGACCGGGCGGAATACGCCCGCAAGGGCATCGCCCGTGGTCGCAGCCTCGTCGTGCTGCAGTTCGCCGACGGCATCGTGTTCGTCGGCGAGAACCCGTCCCGTGCGCTGCACAAGTTCAGCGAGATCTATGACCGGATCGGTTTCGCTGCCGCAGGCAAATACAACGAATACGAGAACCTCCGGATCGGCGGCGTCCGATACGCCGACCTCCGGGGCTACACCTACGACCGCGACGACGTGACCGCCCGCGGTCTCGCCAACGTCTACGCCCAGACGCTCGGCACGATCTTCTCGTCCGCGGCCGAGAAGCCGTACGAGGTGGAGCTCGTCGTCGCCGAGGTGGGGGAGACCCCCGAGGGCGACCAGATCTACCGCCTTCCGCACGACGGGTCGATCGTGGACGAGCACGGCTCGGTCGCCGTCGGCGGCAACGCCGAGCAGATCAGCACCTACCTCGACCAGCGGCACCAGGACGGGATGTCGCTCGCCGAGGCGCTCAAGCTGGCCGTTCAGGCGCTGTCGCGCGATACGAACGGCAGTGAGCGGGAGATTCCCGCGGAGCGGCTGGAGGTCGCTGTGCTGGACCGGACGCGGCCGCAGGCGCGGAAGTTCAAGCGGATTGTCGGCCGACAGCTCGGTCGGCTGTTGGAGGAGGGTGGGGCGTCCACCGCAGCGGAGGCGGAGGACCCGGAGGACGAGGAGTGA
- a CDS encoding LacI family DNA-binding transcriptional regulator produces MAAGSPRPTSRDVAQAAGVSQAAVSLVLGDKWRGRVSEPTAERVREAARELGYRPNLAARNLRLGTTRTVLLVVPALTTEFFAGVYTGAARIAAEHGFGVVLYPSPEGIGPARDPFASAQAALDGVIASSMAADALTAIRGDQLPLVMLDSDPTGSTGAATVNLDIRDGVRQVAEHLLGLGHRRFLHLAADIPSWTFEVRARELAERLSAVPGTELRTAPAPISIEGALAAAEAALAAPGPRPTALVCDDDKLAAGAYKAARRLGLRIPGDLSVTGLDDLALATALDPELTTVRLDADLFGERGMKALLAVLDNRAPTEGDIPVHLVVRGSTAPPGAP; encoded by the coding sequence GTGGCAGCAGGCAGCCCCCGCCCCACGAGCCGTGACGTCGCCCAGGCCGCGGGAGTGTCCCAGGCGGCCGTCTCGCTGGTGCTCGGCGACAAATGGCGCGGGCGGGTCTCCGAGCCGACGGCGGAGCGCGTACGGGAGGCCGCGCGGGAACTCGGCTACCGGCCGAACCTGGCGGCCCGCAACCTGCGACTGGGCACCACGCGTACGGTCCTGCTGGTGGTCCCCGCCCTGACGACCGAGTTCTTCGCCGGCGTCTACACCGGCGCGGCCCGGATTGCGGCCGAGCACGGCTTCGGAGTGGTGCTCTACCCCTCCCCCGAGGGCATCGGCCCGGCCCGGGACCCGTTCGCCTCCGCACAGGCCGCCCTGGACGGCGTCATCGCCTCCTCCATGGCCGCCGACGCCCTCACGGCGATCCGGGGCGACCAGCTGCCCCTGGTGATGCTCGACAGCGATCCGACGGGCAGCACCGGCGCGGCGACCGTCAACCTCGACATCCGCGACGGCGTACGGCAGGTCGCGGAGCACCTGCTCGGTCTGGGACACCGCCGTTTCCTGCACCTGGCGGCGGACATCCCGTCCTGGACCTTCGAAGTACGCGCCCGCGAGCTCGCCGAGCGCCTGTCGGCAGTCCCCGGCACAGAACTCCGCACGGCCCCCGCCCCGATCTCCATCGAGGGCGCCCTGGCCGCCGCCGAGGCCGCCCTGGCCGCCCCGGGCCCCCGCCCCACGGCCCTGGTCTGCGACGACGACAAACTGGCCGCAGGCGCCTACAAGGCGGCCCGCCGCCTGGGCCTGCGCATCCCCGGCGACCTCTCCGTCACCGGCCTCGACGACCTGGCCCTTGCCACGGCCCTGGACCCCGAACTGACGACAGTCCGCCTGGACGCCGACCTCTTCGGCGAACGCGGCATGAAAGCCCTCCTGGCGGTCCTGGACAACCGCGCCCCCACCGAGGGCGACATCCCAGTACACCTGGTAGTCCGAGGCTCCACGGCCCCACCAGGCGCCCCCTAG
- a CDS encoding MFS transporter, with the protein MAIGYLEILRAKHAVRLLVGTLVGRLPNATSAIAIVLFIRAEGGSYSLAGALAGVYGVANAVGQPLLGRLVDLYGQPRVQLPSALVSALAMTVFALTGTGTLPLAYALIAVAGLFTPPLEGGLRALWPSVLRKEDQVHTAYAMDAVAQEVMFTVGPLLVTLCVALWSAEAALIILNVIGVLGALSVVVSRPSRAWRSAPREAHWLGALRSPGLIALLGAFLFVGLALGAITVASVSYADDHGGDSTYGWLMAAIGLGALVGGTVYGARQWGGAPERRLRVLVALLAVCYLPLMLMPDAVAMTALMALAGVFLAPCIACAFILVDRHAPRGTVTEAFSWLVTTFTVGASVGTGLAGPVVEWGGAVRGFAVSGVAGGVALLVLLATGRVLAATGGGTVVEGGSENDRNGAPEPRFSTGHQA; encoded by the coding sequence ATGGCCATCGGCTATCTGGAGATTCTGCGGGCGAAACACGCGGTGCGGCTGCTTGTCGGCACCCTGGTGGGCCGACTGCCGAACGCGACCTCCGCGATCGCCATCGTGCTGTTCATCCGTGCGGAGGGCGGCAGCTACAGCCTCGCCGGAGCGCTCGCCGGGGTCTACGGAGTGGCCAATGCCGTGGGGCAGCCGCTGCTCGGCCGCCTGGTGGACCTCTACGGGCAGCCGCGGGTGCAGCTGCCCAGCGCGCTCGTCTCCGCCCTCGCCATGACCGTGTTCGCCCTCACCGGCACCGGGACGCTCCCGCTCGCGTACGCCCTCATAGCCGTTGCCGGACTCTTCACGCCGCCCCTGGAGGGCGGTCTGCGGGCGCTGTGGCCCTCTGTCCTCCGTAAGGAGGACCAGGTGCACACGGCGTACGCGATGGACGCCGTGGCGCAGGAAGTCATGTTCACCGTCGGGCCGCTGCTCGTGACGCTGTGCGTGGCCCTGTGGTCCGCGGAGGCCGCGCTGATCATCCTGAACGTCATCGGCGTGCTGGGGGCTCTCTCCGTGGTCGTCTCGCGGCCCTCGCGCGCGTGGCGTTCGGCGCCGCGCGAGGCGCACTGGCTCGGCGCGCTGCGCTCGCCCGGACTCATCGCCCTGCTCGGCGCGTTCCTTTTCGTCGGTCTGGCGCTCGGCGCCATCACGGTCGCGAGCGTGTCGTACGCGGACGACCACGGCGGCGACTCGACGTACGGCTGGCTGATGGCGGCCATCGGGCTCGGCGCGCTCGTCGGCGGCACGGTCTACGGGGCACGGCAGTGGGGCGGCGCGCCGGAGCGGCGGCTGCGCGTGCTCGTCGCCCTCCTCGCGGTCTGCTATCTGCCGCTGATGCTCATGCCGGACGCGGTCGCCATGACGGCGCTGATGGCCCTCGCCGGGGTCTTCCTCGCACCCTGTATCGCCTGCGCGTTCATCCTCGTCGACCGGCACGCGCCGAGGGGCACGGTCACCGAGGCTTTCTCCTGGCTTGTGACGACGTTCACCGTGGGAGCGTCCGTCGGGACGGGCCTCGCGGGACCGGTCGTCGAGTGGGGCGGAGCCGTCCGGGGCTTCGCCGTATCGGGTGTCGCGGGGGGTGTCGCCCTGCTGGTTCTGCTGGCCACGGGGCGGGTCCTCGCAGCTACGGGCGGCGGCACGGTGGTTGAGGGTGGTTCGGAAAATGATCGAAACGGTGCCCCCGAACCCCGTTTCAGCACAGGCCATCAGGCGTAA
- the pafA gene encoding Pup--protein ligase encodes MDRRIFGLENEYGVTCTFRGQRRLSPDEVARYLFRRVVSWGRSSNVFLRNGARLYLDVGSHPEYATPECDNVTELVTHDKAGERILEGLLVDAERRLHEEGIAGDVYLFKNNTDSAGNSYGCHENYLVARHGEFSRLADILIPFLVTRQLLCGAGKVLQTPRGAVYCVSQRAEHIWEGVSSATTRSRPIINTRDEPHADAERYRRLHVIVGDSNMSETTMLLKVGATDLVLRMIEAGTVMRDLTLENPIRAIREVSHDITGRRKVRLASGREASALDVQREYYEKAVDFVERRGIRTGVVDQVLELWGRTLDSIEAEDLDRIGTEIDWVMKYKLIERYRAKHNMTMSNPRVAQIDLAYHDIHRRRGLYYLLEKRGQAARICNDLKIFEGKSVPPQTTRARLRGDFIRRAQEQRRDFTVDWVHLKLNDQAQRTVLCKDPFRSVDDRVEKLIAGM; translated from the coding sequence ATGGACCGCCGCATTTTCGGGCTGGAGAACGAGTACGGCGTCACGTGTACGTTCAGGGGACAGCGTCGCCTGTCTCCCGACGAGGTGGCGCGGTACCTCTTCCGCCGTGTCGTGTCATGGGGCCGCAGCAGCAATGTCTTTCTGCGAAACGGCGCCCGCCTCTATCTCGACGTGGGATCACATCCGGAATACGCGACACCGGAATGTGACAACGTGACGGAACTGGTCACCCACGACAAGGCCGGCGAGCGCATTCTGGAAGGACTCCTGGTAGATGCCGAACGACGCCTGCACGAGGAAGGAATCGCGGGCGACGTCTACCTCTTCAAGAACAACACCGACTCGGCGGGCAACTCCTACGGCTGCCACGAGAACTATCTGGTGGCCCGTCACGGGGAGTTCTCCCGACTCGCGGACATCCTCATTCCCTTCCTCGTCACGAGGCAGCTTCTCTGCGGTGCCGGCAAGGTGCTGCAGACCCCGCGCGGTGCTGTGTACTGCGTGAGCCAGCGGGCCGAGCACATCTGGGAGGGCGTCTCCTCGGCGACGACCCGCTCCCGGCCGATCATCAACACCCGCGACGAACCGCACGCGGACGCGGAGCGCTACCGCCGGCTGCACGTCATCGTCGGCGACTCGAACATGTCCGAGACGACCATGCTCCTCAAGGTCGGCGCCACCGACCTGGTGCTGCGCATGATCGAGGCGGGCACGGTGATGCGCGACCTGACCCTGGAGAACCCGATCCGGGCCATCCGCGAGGTCAGCCACGACATCACGGGCCGCCGCAAGGTGCGCCTGGCCAGCGGCCGCGAGGCCTCGGCTCTTGACGTACAGCGCGAGTACTACGAGAAGGCCGTGGACTTCGTCGAGCGCCGCGGTATCCGTACCGGCGTCGTCGACCAGGTTCTGGAGCTGTGGGGCCGCACGCTCGACTCGATCGAGGCCGAGGACCTCGACCGGATCGGTACCGAAATCGACTGGGTGATGAAGTACAAGCTCATCGAGCGGTACCGCGCCAAGCACAACATGACCATGTCGAACCCGCGTGTCGCCCAGATAGACCTCGCCTACCACGACATCCACCGTCGCCGGGGTCTCTACTACCTGCTGGAGAAGCGGGGCCAAGCCGCCCGGATCTGCAACGACTTGAAGATCTTCGAGGGCAAGTCCGTACCGCCGCAGACCACTCGGGCCCGGCTGCGCGGCGACTTCATCCGGCGCGCTCAGGAACAGCGCCGCGACTTCACCGTCGACTGGGTCCACCTGAAGCTCAACGACCAGGCACAGCGCACAGTGTTGTGCAAGGACCCGTTCCGTTCCGTCGACGACCGGGTGGAGAAGCTCATCGCCGGAATGTGA
- a CDS encoding FKBP-type peptidyl-prolyl cis-trans isomerase: MRRRSLLLAVPAGLVTLAGCGDDDKSDEAQSSDSPSPSASPSGSAPPPPKIVDGPLPAITAGEKFGEKPTVAKGSGDPSKDLAVETVIVGTGQTVAENDFVQAHYLGQIWSSGEVFDNSYDRKTPLIIQLAQGQIIDGWRYALAGKKTGSRVEMAVPPTWGYGTSGNSQAGIKGTDTLVFVVDIQKTFNGKSSAKGTSVAQDNTDLPKVGTNTDGKAPSIDVPKKTAPTKLVANYILEGDGDVVGKDDSLLVQYKGVLWADGKEFDSSYSRGQLTSFPLAQVVKGWAQGLTGKKVGSRVLIVVPPALGYGDNPPQGSSIKKDSVLVFSVDIIAKM; the protein is encoded by the coding sequence GTGCGCCGACGCTCACTTCTTCTTGCCGTCCCCGCTGGACTGGTCACTCTCGCCGGATGCGGTGACGACGACAAGTCGGACGAGGCACAGTCCAGCGACAGCCCGTCCCCTTCGGCCTCGCCCTCGGGCTCGGCGCCCCCGCCGCCGAAGATCGTCGACGGACCGCTGCCGGCCATCACCGCCGGTGAGAAGTTCGGTGAGAAGCCCACCGTCGCCAAGGGCAGCGGTGACCCCTCGAAGGACCTCGCGGTCGAGACGGTCATCGTGGGCACCGGCCAGACGGTCGCGGAGAACGACTTCGTCCAGGCCCACTACCTGGGCCAGATCTGGTCCTCGGGGGAGGTCTTCGACAACTCCTACGACCGCAAGACGCCGCTCATCATCCAGCTCGCCCAGGGCCAGATCATCGACGGCTGGCGCTATGCCCTCGCGGGCAAGAAGACCGGCAGCCGTGTCGAGATGGCGGTCCCCCCGACCTGGGGCTACGGCACGTCGGGCAACTCGCAGGCGGGTATCAAGGGCACCGACACGCTGGTCTTCGTGGTCGACATCCAGAAGACGTTCAACGGCAAGAGCTCCGCGAAGGGCACGTCCGTCGCGCAGGACAACACCGACCTGCCGAAGGTCGGTACCAACACCGACGGCAAGGCCCCCTCCATCGACGTGCCGAAGAAGACCGCGCCGACGAAGCTCGTCGCGAACTACATCCTTGAGGGTGACGGGGACGTGGTCGGCAAGGACGACAGCCTCCTCGTGCAGTACAAGGGCGTGCTGTGGGCGGACGGCAAGGAGTTCGACTCCTCGTACAGCCGCGGACAGCTCACCTCGTTCCCGCTGGCGCAGGTCGTCAAGGGCTGGGCGCAGGGCCTGACCGGCAAGAAGGTCGGCAGCCGGGTCCTCATCGTCGTTCCGCCGGCGCTGGGCTACGGAGACAACCCGCCGCAGGGCAGCTCCATCAAGAAGGACTCGGTGCTGGTCTTCTCCGTCGACATCATCGCGAAGATGTAA
- a CDS encoding FKBP-type peptidyl-prolyl cis-trans isomerase gives MSIDKPEIDFPGGEPPADLEIKDIWEGDGPVAKAGDTVSVHYVGVAFSSGEEFDASWNRGTPLKFQLGAGQVIAGWDQGVQGMKVGGRRQLTIPSHLAYGERGAGGGRIAPGETLIFVCDLVGV, from the coding sequence GTGAGCATCGACAAGCCCGAGATCGACTTCCCGGGCGGCGAGCCCCCGGCGGACCTCGAGATCAAGGACATCTGGGAGGGCGACGGCCCGGTGGCCAAGGCGGGCGACACCGTCTCCGTCCACTACGTCGGCGTGGCCTTCTCCTCCGGCGAGGAGTTCGATGCCTCCTGGAACCGCGGTACGCCGCTCAAGTTCCAGCTGGGTGCCGGCCAGGTCATCGCCGGCTGGGACCAGGGCGTACAGGGCATGAAGGTCGGCGGCCGCCGTCAGCTGACCATCCCCTCGCACCTCGCCTACGGCGAGCGTGGCGCCGGTGGCGGCCGGATCGCGCCCGGCGAGACGCTGATCTTCGTCTGCGACCTGGTCGGGGTCTGA
- a CDS encoding YafY family protein, which translates to MAIAKAERLMNLALCLLGTRRPLSKRELRESIEAYLEASSDDSFNRMFERDKDDLRELGLVIETVENLDGEVGYLARRDSNRLPPITLDAEEAAALGLAAKVWQQARLAGAASGALQKLRAAGLPEDVDPYEAHGALEPRIPVHEAAFEPLMLACRDRRPVAFDYRKATAARPEPRHVEPWALECWRGHWYLAGWDRDRGAERVFRLSRITGKVRTRAGKYTAQVPDVVTVRETVASWAGDIADRSALIRLRSGSGYPLRAKAASVRELGGGWDELEIPYGHGLDAWLVEFGPDVVVLEPAELRSDVVDRLRAVAKG; encoded by the coding sequence ATGGCCATTGCCAAGGCAGAGCGGCTGATGAACCTGGCGCTGTGTCTGCTCGGGACGCGGCGGCCGCTCAGCAAGCGCGAACTCCGCGAGTCCATCGAGGCCTATCTGGAAGCCAGTTCGGACGACTCCTTCAACCGGATGTTCGAGCGCGACAAGGATGATCTGCGCGAACTCGGCCTGGTCATCGAGACGGTGGAGAACCTCGACGGCGAAGTCGGCTATCTGGCCCGCCGCGACAGCAACCGGCTGCCTCCCATCACCCTCGACGCCGAGGAGGCCGCGGCCCTCGGCCTCGCCGCCAAGGTCTGGCAGCAGGCCCGCCTCGCGGGCGCGGCGAGCGGGGCCCTGCAGAAACTGCGCGCCGCGGGCCTCCCCGAGGACGTCGATCCGTACGAGGCGCATGGCGCACTGGAACCGCGGATCCCCGTGCACGAGGCCGCGTTCGAGCCTTTGATGCTCGCCTGCCGCGACCGGCGGCCCGTCGCCTTCGACTACCGCAAGGCGACCGCGGCCCGGCCCGAGCCCCGCCATGTCGAGCCCTGGGCCCTGGAGTGCTGGCGCGGCCACTGGTACCTGGCCGGCTGGGACCGCGACCGGGGCGCCGAGCGGGTCTTCCGGCTGTCCAGGATCACCGGCAAGGTCCGTACGCGCGCCGGGAAGTACACGGCCCAGGTGCCCGACGTCGTCACCGTGCGGGAGACCGTCGCGAGCTGGGCGGGAGACATCGCCGACCGCTCCGCGCTGATCCGGCTGCGGTCGGGCTCGGGCTACCCGCTGCGCGCCAAGGCCGCCTCCGTACGGGAACTCGGTGGCGGGTGGGACGAGTTGGAGATTCCGTACGGGCACGGTCTGGACGCCTGGCTCGTCGAGTTCGGGCCCGACGTGGTCGTCCTGGAACCGGCCGAGCTGCGGTCCGACGTCGTCGACCGGCTGCGCGCCGTGGCCAAGGGCTGA
- a CDS encoding YafY family protein, with product MAGKPARPGNAIDQTRRMLSLVTYLRERPGARIEDVARAFGITEDELISDLDVLPLCGTSFRGGDLLDIDTDGDRIWWHNPDDVAEPLRIAADEATALLVAARAVSTLPGLREGDRQALLRATAKVEAASGEAAGASARLSVTFESEGGVFADVDRAISERRRLWIRYYSPSRDELTEREIDPIRLVSVGHTYVEAWCRRSEARRTFRLDRVAEIKILDEPSAPPEVELRDLSEGLVQPAAEDPEVVVEVSPGGRWVAEYYPHDSAEELPDGGLRITLRAPDPASLRRLALRLGRDGRIVSPPEVADSARQAAREALAAYDGPRGAHDGGDRPQGAPGAPSREGGPAAPADGGEGARLHGGEGALGGGDGVLGRGDGVLDRGEGAQRPDDGPHGVHDGLYGRQEQGL from the coding sequence GTGGCAGGAAAACCGGCCAGGCCGGGAAACGCGATCGACCAGACCCGGCGGATGCTCTCCCTCGTGACCTATCTGCGCGAGCGCCCCGGCGCGCGGATCGAGGACGTCGCGCGGGCCTTCGGGATCACCGAGGACGAGCTGATCTCCGACCTCGACGTGCTGCCGCTGTGCGGGACCAGTTTCCGCGGGGGCGATCTGCTCGACATCGACACCGACGGCGACCGCATCTGGTGGCACAACCCGGACGACGTCGCCGAGCCGCTGCGGATCGCCGCCGACGAGGCGACCGCGCTGCTGGTGGCCGCACGGGCCGTGTCGACGCTGCCCGGACTGCGTGAGGGCGACCGGCAGGCGCTGCTGCGCGCCACCGCGAAGGTGGAGGCCGCCTCGGGCGAGGCCGCGGGAGCCAGCGCCCGGCTGTCGGTCACCTTCGAATCCGAGGGCGGCGTCTTCGCCGATGTCGACCGGGCGATCTCCGAGCGGCGCAGGCTCTGGATCCGCTACTACTCGCCCTCGCGGGACGAGCTCACCGAGCGGGAGATCGACCCGATCCGCCTGGTCAGCGTCGGGCACACGTACGTGGAGGCGTGGTGCCGCCGCTCCGAGGCGCGGCGCACCTTCCGGCTGGACCGGGTCGCCGAGATCAAGATCCTCGACGAGCCGTCCGCGCCGCCCGAGGTCGAGCTGCGGGACCTCTCCGAAGGGCTGGTGCAGCCGGCCGCCGAGGATCCAGAGGTGGTCGTGGAGGTCAGCCCCGGCGGGCGCTGGGTCGCCGAGTACTACCCGCACGACAGCGCCGAGGAGCTCCCGGACGGCGGTCTGCGCATCACCCTGCGCGCCCCCGACCCGGCGTCGCTGCGCCGCCTCGCGCTGCGGCTCGGCCGGGACGGCCGGATCGTCTCGCCGCCGGAGGTCGCGGACAGCGCCCGGCAGGCGGCCCGTGAGGCACTCGCGGCGTACGACGGACCGCGGGGAGCCCACGACGGCGGGGACCGGCCGCAGGGCGCTCCCGGTGCGCCGTCTCGCGAAGGCGGCCCCGCCGCTCCGGCCGACGGCGGTGAGGGAGCACGGCTCCACGGTGGTGAGGGAGCGCTCGGCGGCGGTGACGGAGTACTCGGCCGTGGTGACGGAGTACTCGACCGCGGCGAGGGAGCGCAGCGCCCGGACGACGGGCCGCACGGAGTTCATGACGGGCTGTACGGCAGGCAGGAGCAAGGGCTTTGA
- the tatA gene encoding Sec-independent protein translocase subunit TatA, with the protein MFGRLGAPEIILILVVIILLFGAKKLPDMARSLGKSARILKSEAKAMKTEGKDDSATPAAPPHDDQQSPVQRTIQAAPGDVTSSRPVTEPTDTTKR; encoded by the coding sequence ATGTTCGGAAGGCTCGGCGCTCCCGAGATCATTCTCATCCTCGTCGTCATCATCCTGCTGTTCGGCGCGAAGAAGCTTCCGGACATGGCCCGCTCGCTGGGCAAGTCCGCCCGCATCCTCAAGAGCGAGGCCAAGGCGATGAAGACGGAGGGCAAGGACGACAGTGCCACTCCCGCCGCCCCGCCGCACGACGACCAGCAGTCCCCGGTCCAGCGCACCATCCAGGCCGCACCCGGCGACGTGACCAGCTCGCGCCCGGTCACCGAGCCGACGGACACCACCAAGCGCTGA
- the tatC gene encoding twin-arginine translocase subunit TatC produces MLKSARKQEKDPDGRMPLVEHLRELRNRLAKALLAIVVITIGAAFFYKDIIEFFTNPILDAVGCDSTFSELAQQKSGTCARIVLNGLLTPFTLALKVSLMAGVIFASPVWLYQLWAFVAPGLHRHERKYAYAFVATGVPLFLGGAFFAYKTLPTMAKVLMEFSPADLDNQLPLDDLLDLIVRMVLVFGLSFELPLLLVMLNLTGILTGRRMLGWWRGMIMGITVFAAVATPSTDPLTMLALAGPIWVLYFLATFFSLANDGRRKRRDAAGPDDDEASELDLTPEDIGEIESVSASRSLPAQADAERDRINGYDDVT; encoded by the coding sequence TTGCTGAAGTCCGCCCGCAAGCAGGAGAAGGATCCCGATGGGCGGATGCCCCTCGTGGAACACCTTCGCGAGCTGCGCAACCGGTTGGCGAAAGCGCTGCTGGCGATCGTCGTCATCACCATCGGTGCTGCCTTCTTCTACAAGGACATCATCGAGTTCTTCACGAACCCGATCCTCGATGCGGTGGGGTGCGACTCCACCTTCTCCGAGTTGGCGCAGCAGAAGAGCGGGACCTGTGCCCGTATCGTGCTGAACGGTCTGCTGACGCCGTTCACACTCGCGTTGAAGGTCTCGCTGATGGCGGGTGTCATCTTCGCCTCGCCGGTCTGGCTGTACCAGCTCTGGGCCTTTGTGGCTCCTGGTCTGCACCGGCACGAGAGGAAGTACGCGTACGCGTTCGTCGCCACGGGCGTTCCGCTCTTCCTCGGCGGCGCCTTCTTCGCGTACAAGACGCTGCCGACGATGGCGAAAGTGCTCATGGAGTTCTCGCCGGCGGATCTGGACAACCAGCTGCCACTGGACGACCTCCTGGACCTGATCGTCCGTATGGTGCTGGTCTTCGGCCTCTCCTTCGAGCTGCCCCTGCTGCTGGTGATGCTCAATCTCACCGGAATTCTCACCGGCAGGCGAATGCTCGGCTGGTGGCGCGGCATGATCATGGGCATCACTGTCTTCGCGGCCGTGGCCACGCCCAGCACCGATCCGCTGACGATGTTGGCACTGGCCGGGCCCATCTGGGTCCTGTACTTCCTGGCGACGTTCTTCTCGCTGGCCAACGACGGGCGCAGAAAGCGGCGTGACGCCGCGGGACCGGACGACGACGAAGCCTCCGAGCTCGATCTCACGCCCGAGGACATCGGCGAGATCGAGTCCGTGTCGGCGAGCCGCTCGCTTCCGGCACAGGCCGACGCCGAGCGCGACCGGATCAACGGCTACGACGACGTGACGTGA